A single genomic interval of Chitinophaga sp. 180180018-3 harbors:
- a CDS encoding ABC transporter permease encodes MFKSYFSTAWRNLAKNKVFSIINITGLSIGIAACLLILQYVSFQLSFDRFNKNAADIFRVTNDRYQNGKLIQHGTITYSAVGKAMQDDFPEVINHTRMRPAYGVMITEDKKIGDQGGYFVDNAFLDMFSYPLIAGDKSTSLTAPFSLVLSQTLANTLFDKHSNAADMMGKVISFDGIPCKVTAICANPPENSHLKFKFLLSYNSLYSGPNPWKQSDYDFTDSDFWHYIQLRPGTDYKTVEAKLPAFSDRHFQGNKISGSVEKFYLQPLTSAHLYSDYEYELANTDSATIVWSMLIIAALIISIAWVNYINLSTAKSADRAREVGVRKVSGATRLQLIKQFLTESFVVNMIALGLAIILVTLLQPAFNHLIQYHLSLSYLFHNGLHGWNVIALLLAILVAGIFVSGFYPAFVLSSFKPIVVLKGKYTTSSKGIHLRRILVVSQFAITIALIIGSFVVYSQMRYISKQDLGINLSQVLVVRGPGLTQFDSTFITRSDAFKDELKKIPHVQNVANSWSVAADEMGRDFDLSLSSDEHAPHFTTRKVAVSPEFVPMYGIRLLAGRNFDATDYNVDRNKVHSILLNQNVSKLLGFAKPDDAIGKTIHVEGKQWDVIGVISDFHQKSLRYPLEPLILMPLYSTNSAISVRVDTKDITATMKAIQAQYDAYFPGNLFDYYFLDARFNQQYANDQLFGRIFGIFSALAISIACLGLLGLSLFTTTQRTKEIGVRKVMGASVANIIVLLSKDFIKLVCIAFLIAAPVAWLVMNHWLSDFAYRINISVWIFVVAALLSVFIALATISFQAVKAALANPVKSLRTDG; translated from the coding sequence ATGTTCAAAAGCTACTTCAGCACTGCGTGGCGAAACCTGGCCAAGAATAAGGTTTTCTCCATCATCAATATTACAGGTTTATCTATCGGCATTGCGGCGTGTCTGCTGATCCTGCAATATGTAAGTTTCCAGCTGAGTTTTGACAGGTTCAATAAAAATGCGGCAGATATCTTCCGTGTCACCAACGACCGTTATCAAAACGGAAAGCTGATACAGCATGGTACCATCACTTATTCCGCCGTGGGAAAGGCGATGCAGGACGATTTTCCGGAAGTGATCAACCATACCCGCATGCGCCCGGCATACGGGGTTATGATAACTGAAGATAAAAAGATCGGCGACCAGGGAGGCTACTTTGTCGACAACGCCTTCCTCGATATGTTTTCGTATCCGCTGATTGCCGGCGATAAATCTACCTCGCTCACCGCGCCCTTTTCACTGGTACTCTCCCAAACGCTTGCCAATACACTGTTTGATAAGCATAGCAATGCTGCTGATATGATGGGGAAAGTAATCAGCTTTGATGGGATACCCTGTAAAGTGACCGCCATTTGCGCTAACCCGCCGGAAAATTCTCATCTGAAGTTTAAGTTCCTGTTGTCATATAATTCGCTTTACAGCGGCCCGAATCCATGGAAGCAGTCCGACTATGATTTCACCGATTCCGACTTTTGGCACTATATCCAGCTAAGGCCCGGAACGGATTATAAAACGGTGGAGGCAAAGCTGCCCGCCTTTAGCGACAGGCATTTCCAGGGAAACAAGATATCCGGCAGCGTTGAGAAATTCTATTTACAGCCTTTAACCAGCGCACATCTGTATTCCGATTACGAATACGAACTGGCCAATACCGACAGTGCCACCATAGTTTGGTCGATGTTGATCATTGCCGCACTGATCATCTCCATCGCCTGGGTTAATTATATCAATCTCTCTACCGCCAAATCTGCAGACAGAGCCAGAGAGGTGGGTGTGAGGAAAGTAAGCGGCGCTACCCGGTTGCAACTGATCAAACAGTTTCTGACAGAATCTTTCGTGGTGAACATGATTGCCCTCGGGCTGGCTATCATCCTCGTGACCCTGTTGCAGCCTGCTTTCAATCATCTCATTCAATATCATCTCTCCTTATCTTACCTTTTCCATAATGGATTGCATGGATGGAATGTGATCGCCCTTCTGTTGGCGATATTGGTGGCAGGGATTTTTGTATCAGGATTTTATCCTGCGTTTGTGTTGTCTTCCTTCAAACCGATAGTGGTCTTAAAAGGAAAATATACCACCTCATCAAAGGGTATTCATCTGCGCAGGATCCTGGTGGTAAGCCAGTTTGCCATTACCATTGCATTGATCATCGGCTCATTCGTTGTATATAGCCAGATGCGTTATATCAGCAAACAGGATCTGGGCATTAACCTCTCGCAGGTACTCGTGGTCAGGGGGCCTGGCCTGACGCAGTTCGATTCCACTTTCATCACCCGCTCAGATGCTTTCAAAGATGAATTAAAGAAGATTCCTCACGTGCAGAACGTCGCCAATTCATGGAGCGTTGCCGCTGATGAAATGGGCCGCGATTTTGATCTGAGCCTGAGCAGCGATGAACATGCACCACACTTCACTACCCGCAAAGTGGCGGTCAGCCCGGAGTTTGTTCCAATGTATGGCATCCGGTTGCTGGCAGGAAGAAACTTTGATGCCACCGATTATAACGTTGATAGAAACAAGGTACATAGCATCCTGCTGAATCAAAATGTATCAAAGCTGCTTGGCTTTGCAAAGCCGGATGATGCAATCGGCAAAACCATTCACGTAGAAGGAAAGCAGTGGGATGTGATAGGCGTCATTTCCGACTTTCACCAGAAATCACTGCGTTATCCGCTGGAACCATTGATATTGATGCCGCTGTACAGTACCAACAGCGCTATCTCCGTAAGGGTGGATACAAAGGATATTACTGCTACCATGAAGGCAATCCAGGCGCAATACGACGCCTATTTCCCGGGTAATCTTTTCGATTATTATTTCCTGGATGCCAGGTTTAATCAGCAATATGCCAACGATCAGTTATTCGGCAGGATATTCGGTATTTTCTCTGCCCTGGCGATCTCTATTGCCTGCCTGGGACTGCTGGGATTGTCGTTGTTCACGACCACCCAGCGTACCAAAGAGATCGGGGTGCGGAAAGTAATGGGCGCATCTGTCGCCAATATTATTGTATTGCTTTCAAAAGATTTCATAAAGCTGGTGTGCATCGCCTTCCTGATCGCCGCGCCGGTAGCCTGGTTGGTCATGAACCACTGGCTGAGCGATTTTGCTTACCGCATCAATATCAGCGTGTGGATATTTGTAGTGGCAGCGCTGTTATCTGTTTTCATTGCACTGGCAACCATCAGCTTCCAGGCAGTGAAAGCCGCGCTGGCCAATCCCGTGAAGAGTCTGCGAACAGACGGATGA
- a CDS encoding class I SAM-dependent methyltransferase has product MKKDTATERAAMPKGNTSILDNRSLQSSYATIIPLLRPGMRVLDAGCGTGAISAGIAEAIGPEGHVTGIDSSIHLIRKGREDHAGLANLDLQEADLFTFAPAEKFDLIVSARVLQWLSNPAAALQHFKSLLKPGGYISILDYNHARLEWTPAPPESMQQFYQAFLHWRADAGMDNEIADHLPELFNSLGFTDVTVLPADEVYVKGEASFPDKAGIWTKVAELRGPQMVESGFLTEAQRLQVIAEYNEWVANEGTRMVMKLKEVRGRI; this is encoded by the coding sequence ATGAAAAAAGATACCGCTACAGAAAGGGCCGCGATGCCCAAAGGAAATACCAGTATACTGGATAACAGGAGTCTGCAAAGCAGCTATGCCACTATTATTCCCCTGCTCCGCCCGGGTATGCGTGTGCTCGACGCAGGTTGCGGAACGGGCGCCATCTCAGCGGGTATTGCTGAGGCAATCGGGCCGGAAGGGCATGTGACAGGAATCGACAGTAGCATTCATCTAATCCGGAAAGGACGGGAAGATCATGCGGGGCTTGCTAATCTCGACTTGCAGGAAGCGGACCTGTTTACATTTGCTCCTGCGGAGAAATTCGACCTGATCGTTTCGGCGAGAGTATTACAATGGCTCAGTAATCCGGCAGCAGCGCTGCAACACTTTAAATCGCTGCTGAAACCGGGAGGCTATATTTCTATCCTCGATTATAATCATGCCCGCCTGGAATGGACGCCGGCGCCGCCCGAGAGCATGCAGCAGTTTTACCAGGCCTTCCTGCACTGGCGCGCCGATGCTGGTATGGATAATGAAATTGCCGATCATCTCCCGGAGCTTTTCAACAGCCTGGGCTTTACGGATGTAACAGTGCTGCCTGCTGATGAAGTGTATGTGAAAGGCGAGGCATCCTTCCCGGATAAAGCCGGTATATGGACGAAGGTAGCTGAGCTAAGAGGACCGCAAATGGTGGAGAGTGGCTTTCTTACAGAAGCTCAGCGCCTGCAGGTAATAGCCGAATACAATGAGTGGGTAGCAAACGAAGGAACACGTATGGTCATGAAGCTGAAAGAAGTGAGAGGAAGGATATAG
- a CDS encoding MarR family transcriptional regulator — translation MSQSDAVVIGQALRDLVTKMSKRLRRQVGNLGAISHSEGHVMSLLMSQQEAYPSELGTALRISSQFMSQILNRLEGLGYISRRAAPDDGRKTLVSLTKKGRGMVEESRREREEWLAAVIAEKYTAKEMKVIREALALLATLPDA, via the coding sequence ATGAGTCAATCAGATGCAGTAGTAATAGGCCAGGCATTACGCGACCTGGTTACAAAAATGAGTAAGCGTTTACGCAGGCAGGTAGGCAACCTGGGAGCTATATCGCATTCGGAAGGGCATGTGATGAGCCTGCTCATGAGCCAGCAGGAAGCGTATCCGTCGGAGTTAGGTACGGCGCTGCGGATCAGTTCCCAGTTTATGTCGCAGATACTGAACCGGCTGGAGGGGCTGGGTTACATCAGCCGGCGTGCTGCGCCCGACGATGGCCGTAAAACGCTGGTGTCGCTAACGAAGAAGGGCCGCGGGATGGTGGAAGAGAGCCGGCGTGAGCGGGAAGAATGGCTGGCAGCGGTCATTGCTGAAAAATATACTGCAAAGGAGATGAAAGTCATCCGGGAGGCGCTGGCGCTGCTGGCCACCTTGCCTGATGCGTGA
- a CDS encoding MFS transporter has translation MYRVRETNTFWFMAPLVLGNMLNPLNSTMLATAIVSICGAFGQDLGTGALLIVPLYLTSAIGQPLMGRLADIFSARRINLLGFVVILISALIGVLARNFSWLIVSRVLLGLGSSAAYPSAMTMIRQRYAALHQEVPGRILGLLAIASQVSIAFGPFLGGVLTEHFGWQGIFFVNIPLVLIALALSWVSRREQAPVKKKAGQVLKELDLPGVLTFAIFLIIFLLTLLYPSWLWIKIPLVLLALIVFISVEVKHPQPFIDMRLLVMNVPLSTTFLRQVAINFVMYMTIYGMPQWMEQSKGISPSRVGLLMLPLSLAAMLCSLLVSGSKHNNRLLLAGTLSIIIASAGFFLLNRESSIPFIMAISILLGIATGVLTIANQATLYAAAPAGQVGISFGLYRTVGYVGAIVAGSRLKHEFHSGATDANLHLLAGYCLAACVMVVIFLIPVFLKKQS, from the coding sequence ATGTACAGGGTCAGGGAAACGAACACTTTTTGGTTCATGGCGCCACTGGTGCTGGGCAATATGTTGAACCCGCTGAATTCAACGATGCTGGCTACGGCTATCGTATCGATCTGTGGGGCATTCGGGCAGGATTTGGGAACCGGCGCACTGCTGATAGTGCCTTTGTACCTGACCTCGGCCATCGGGCAGCCGCTGATGGGAAGACTGGCCGATATTTTCAGCGCCCGCAGGATCAACCTGCTGGGATTTGTGGTGATATTGATCTCGGCGCTGATTGGGGTACTGGCCCGTAATTTTTCCTGGCTGATTGTATCGAGAGTATTACTGGGCCTGGGATCGTCCGCTGCTTATCCGTCGGCCATGACTATGATCCGGCAGCGTTATGCAGCGCTTCACCAGGAGGTGCCGGGGCGGATACTGGGGCTGCTAGCTATTGCATCGCAGGTATCTATTGCGTTTGGGCCTTTCCTGGGAGGTGTGCTCACAGAGCATTTCGGCTGGCAGGGAATATTTTTTGTGAACATTCCGCTGGTGCTGATCGCCTTGGCACTGTCGTGGGTAAGCAGGCGGGAACAAGCGCCGGTAAAGAAAAAAGCCGGACAGGTGCTGAAAGAACTGGACCTGCCGGGCGTACTTACATTCGCCATATTCCTGATCATCTTCCTGTTAACATTACTTTATCCATCCTGGTTATGGATAAAAATTCCGTTGGTATTACTGGCGCTAATAGTTTTTATTTCGGTAGAAGTAAAACATCCGCAGCCGTTTATTGATATGCGTTTGCTGGTCATGAATGTGCCGTTGAGCACTACTTTCCTCCGGCAGGTGGCCATCAACTTCGTTATGTACATGACCATTTACGGGATGCCGCAATGGATGGAGCAATCGAAGGGGATCAGTCCTTCCCGCGTAGGACTCCTGATGTTGCCTTTGTCGCTGGCAGCAATGCTTTGCAGCCTGCTGGTATCCGGCTCCAAACATAACAACCGCCTGCTGCTGGCCGGAACACTGAGTATTATCATTGCATCCGCAGGGTTTTTCCTGCTGAACAGGGAATCATCGATTCCTTTTATCATGGCTATTTCCATCCTGTTGGGCATTGCCACCGGGGTATTGACGATCGCCAACCAGGCTACCTTATATGCCGCGGCGCCGGCAGGCCAGGTGGGGATTTCCTTTGGCCTGTACCGCACCGTGGGCTATGTGGGCGCCATTGTAGCCGGATCGAGGCTTAAGCACGAATTCCATAGCGGGGCTACAGATGCCAACCTGCATTTGTTAGCCGGGTACTGTTTGGCTGCCTGTGTGATGGTGGTGATTTTCCTTATTCCTGTCTTCCTGAAAAAACAATCTTAA
- a CDS encoding ABC transporter permease, translated as MIRNYLRIAWRNLIRNKAFSLINILGLSLGLACSMMMILWIRDEQAVDGFHDNNKQLYQVYVQQTAQGKTDASYLTQCPLAVELKKSLPEIRYAAGYQEYPPVVIKTTDKALKLAGAYAGDDFFRMFSFPLLQGNAATALQPGGVALSEDVATRLFGNAGNAIGQVVTCEDTAQLTVSAVFKIPAASSLQFDFVRYWGDYFNASHAWTQSWNSFSPNTYIRLREDADPAKVAAKMKDFVYHYQPRSKEGSTLLNIQPFSQKYLHGIFKNGSPAGGRIEYVRLFFLLAIFVMLIACINFMNLSTARSAERAREVGIRKAVGALRSSLVAQFIGEALLITFFAILVALLAVTWLLPAFNGVTGKQLSIPVQQPAFWALAGGMLLVTGLVAGSYPALFLSSLNPVKVLKGGLKQSGQGGWFRKGMVVFQFTLSVILITGMLVIYRQMEYVQTKNLGYDRYHLLYVPIEGTLTSRYDLFKTEAANIPGITSISAMRESPTVIGHHKGGISWTGKDPALEATFADAAVGYGFVKAMQLSLVEGRDFSADFGNDSTSYILNETAVAKTGYQHPVGASFTLDGIQGTIIGVVKDFHFNSMHETIDPLVIRLERQPKWGNILVRIAPGKTKAVLAGLEGLCKRINPGYPFTYQFSDMEYTRLYKNEQLVSRLCNYFAVLAIFISCLGLFGLAMFTASRRTREIGVRKVLGASVTNIMMLMAGGFLRPVMAGMLIAFPVAWYIMHHWLQQFAYRVSLDWWLFGLAGLLSVLVAMITIAWQSVQSAVMNPVKSLRTEG; from the coding sequence ATGATCAGAAATTACCTCCGGATTGCCTGGCGCAATCTTATCCGTAATAAAGCATTTTCACTGATTAACATCCTGGGCCTTTCGCTGGGCCTGGCCTGCAGCATGATGATGATACTCTGGATCCGTGATGAGCAGGCCGTGGATGGATTTCATGACAACAATAAGCAGCTATATCAGGTATATGTACAGCAAACGGCGCAGGGAAAAACGGATGCCAGTTACCTCACGCAATGCCCGCTGGCTGTTGAGCTGAAGAAGTCGTTGCCTGAAATACGGTATGCAGCAGGGTACCAGGAATATCCGCCAGTGGTCATCAAAACAACTGATAAGGCCTTGAAGCTGGCAGGGGCTTATGCCGGGGATGATTTTTTCCGGATGTTCAGTTTCCCGCTGTTGCAGGGCAATGCCGCTACTGCGCTGCAACCTGGCGGAGTGGCGCTTTCTGAGGATGTGGCCACGCGCCTTTTCGGTAATGCCGGCAATGCCATCGGCCAGGTGGTGACATGCGAAGATACTGCGCAGCTGACTGTCAGCGCCGTTTTTAAAATACCAGCTGCTTCTTCTTTGCAATTCGATTTTGTACGGTATTGGGGGGATTATTTCAATGCCAGCCATGCATGGACGCAGAGCTGGAACAGCTTCAGCCCGAATACGTATATCCGGCTCCGTGAGGATGCCGATCCGGCGAAGGTAGCTGCCAAGATGAAAGATTTCGTGTACCACTATCAGCCGAGAAGCAAAGAGGGAAGCACTTTGTTGAACATTCAACCATTCTCCCAAAAGTATTTGCACGGCATATTCAAAAACGGCTCCCCCGCAGGCGGGCGGATCGAATATGTACGGCTTTTTTTCCTGCTGGCGATATTCGTGATGCTCATTGCCTGCATCAATTTCATGAATCTCTCTACCGCCCGTTCTGCCGAAAGAGCACGTGAAGTGGGCATCCGCAAGGCAGTGGGAGCGCTGCGTTCTTCTTTGGTAGCGCAATTCATAGGCGAGGCTTTACTGATCACCTTCTTTGCCATATTGGTGGCGTTGCTGGCAGTAACATGGTTGCTGCCGGCGTTTAACGGGGTAACCGGGAAGCAGCTGTCGATACCGGTACAGCAACCGGCATTCTGGGCACTGGCGGGAGGAATGCTGCTGGTAACCGGATTGGTGGCTGGCAGCTATCCGGCGTTGTTCCTGTCGTCATTGAATCCTGTGAAGGTATTGAAAGGCGGCCTTAAACAAAGCGGCCAGGGAGGCTGGTTCCGCAAAGGAATGGTGGTTTTTCAGTTCACGTTGTCAGTGATCCTCATCACTGGTATGCTGGTGATATACCGGCAAATGGAATATGTACAAACGAAGAACCTGGGTTACGACAGATATCATTTGCTGTATGTGCCCATTGAAGGAACGTTGACCAGTCGTTATGACCTGTTCAAAACGGAAGCCGCCAATATTCCGGGCATCACATCGATATCGGCCATGAGGGAATCGCCAACAGTGATTGGTCATCATAAAGGCGGGATCAGCTGGACCGGGAAAGATCCGGCTTTGGAAGCAACATTTGCGGATGCAGCGGTAGGATATGGCTTTGTGAAAGCGATGCAATTATCGCTTGTGGAAGGCCGGGATTTCTCCGCTGATTTTGGCAACGATTCTACGAGTTATATACTGAACGAAACAGCCGTGGCAAAAACCGGTTATCAACACCCGGTGGGAGCGTCGTTTACGCTCGACGGAATTCAGGGAACGATCATAGGCGTAGTGAAAGATTTCCATTTTAACTCCATGCATGAAACAATTGATCCGCTGGTGATCAGGCTGGAAAGGCAGCCCAAATGGGGGAATATACTGGTGCGCATAGCCCCGGGAAAAACCAAAGCCGTGCTGGCAGGCCTGGAAGGACTTTGCAAGCGTATCAATCCCGGTTATCCTTTTACGTACCAGTTTTCTGATATGGAGTATACCCGGCTTTATAAAAATGAACAGCTGGTAAGCCGGTTGTGCAATTATTTTGCGGTGCTGGCCATCTTTATTTCCTGCCTCGGTTTATTTGGCCTGGCCATGTTTACGGCCTCCCGGCGTACCCGGGAAATCGGCGTCAGGAAAGTATTGGGAGCATCCGTTACCAATATCATGATGCTCATGGCCGGAGGCTTTCTCAGGCCGGTGATGGCTGGTATGCTCATTGCTTTTCCGGTAGCCTGGTATATTATGCATCATTGGCTGCAGCAGTTTGCTTATCGGGTGAGCCTCGACTGGTGGTTGTTTGGATTGGCGGGGCTGCTGTCTGTTTTGGTGGCTATGATCACCATCGCCTGGCAAAGTGTGCAGTCGGCCGTGATGAATCCTGTAAAAAGCCTGAGAACAGAGGGGTGA